The following are from one region of the Nicotiana tomentosiformis chromosome 7, ASM39032v3, whole genome shotgun sequence genome:
- the LOC138895352 gene encoding probable F-box protein At1g60180, producing the protein MFPGHNCVYYSQANRPDYDERFLNFVRHVLLLNKSPTLYKLCLDFYFSLSHSVRQRVSSRTDRWQYDCLRSEKRMANEIGTWIQFALNKNLKVLDLSFSAHGTFEPQAYYDLPNFVLSSPHLVELRLAYCKINAKKKSELKALTTFYLDNVMLMDQSMDYILSSCPVLEELTLWFCYGHRRLVLLNSNLKTLVLGIRWFGTRIHVSCPTLLSLDMSGTVEVLDITNVASIVEVSVNRMEKFDFKEYNDYQEMRILLQTITGAKTLKLCSWFALVFSSWQLTNLPAPTFSCKMLHLQLDFVKWHLPGILNLLKHCPSLENLIIEITAYYDYPSRNATSWIHPYDFDGDEFWNMVDTPVQCLTHHLKTVEVAGFVMEKHVIHFVEYLLRSSMVLEEMVIFTEKQTWIYGPITLMSGKVQEFEERLMNAPKASASAAVIFY; encoded by the exons ATGTTTCCGGGGCACAACTGCGTCTATTATAGTCAAGCTAATCGTCCTGACTATGACGAAAGGTTCTTGAACTTTGTTCGTCATGTGCTTCTTCTTAATAAGAGCCCAACTCTTTATAAGTTATgccttgatttttattttagctTATCTCATTCAGTTCGACAGAGAGTATCCAGTAGAACAGACAGATGGCAGTATGACTGTTTGAGGAGTGAGAAAAGAATGGCTAATGAAATTGGTACCTGGATCCAGTTCGCATTAAATAAGAATTTGAAGGTCCTTGACTTGTCTTTCTCTGCACATGGTACATTTGAGCCCCAGGCTTATTATGATCTGCCTAATTTTGTTCTAAGCAGTCCTCATTTGGTTGAACTCCGATTGGCATACTGTAAGATAAATGCGAAAAAGAAGAGCGAGCTGAAGGCTCTAACAACATTTTATCTTGATAATGTTATGCTAATGGATCAATCGATGGATTATATTCTATCTAGTTGCCCGGTGCTTGAGGAATTGACTCTGTGGTTTTGCTACGGCCATAGAAGACTGGTTCTGCTCAATTCGAATTTAAAGACATTGGTACTTGGCATTAGATGGTTTGGAACAAGGATACACGTCTCCTGTCCAACTCTCCTATCATTAGACATGTCTGGAACTGTGGAGGTGCTGGATATTACCAATGTAGCATCTATTGTTGAAGTGTCTGTCAATCGTATGGAGAAGTTTGATTTCAAAGAGTACAATGATTATCAAGAAATGAGAATACTCCTCCAAACAATTACAGGGGCCAAAACTCTCAAGCTATGTTCCTGGTTTGCTCTA GTATTTTCTTCATGGCAGTTGACAAATCTACCAGCTCCGACCTTCAGTTGCAAGATGCTTCACCTTCAATTGGATTTTGTGAAATGGCACTTACCAGGAATACTGAACTTGCTGAAGCACTGTCCTAGCTTGGAGAATCTTATCATTGAAATAACTGCTTACTATGATTATCCATCCCGA AACGCAACCTCGTGGATTCACCCATATGACTTTGATGGAGATGAATTTTGGAATATGGTAGATACTCCTGTCCAGTGCTTAACTCATCACCTCAAGACGGTGGAGGTAGCTGGTTTCGTAATGGAGAAGCATGTGATTCATTTTGTGGAATATTTGCTCAGGAGTTCCATGGTGTTAGAGGAAATGGTGATATTCACGGAGAAGCAGACGTGGATCTATGGCCCAATTACTCTTATGTCTGGTAAGGTTCAGGAATTCGAGGAGAGGCTAATGAATGCCCCAAAAGCCTCTGCCTCTGCTGCAGTGATTTTCTATTGA